AGATTTCGAGGGGGACAACGCCGCGCCCGAGGATCGGCGACGGATCAACATGCAAGTCACCCAGGAACTGAACCGGCGGCTCGGTTACCAACTCACCGACTCGTTTTGCGGTTTCAAAGCCTACCGCGCCGAAGGCTTGGCGAAGCTCAAACTAACTGAAGCGGGCTACGCGATGCCGCTGGAGCTTTGGGTTCGCGCGGCGGCAGCAGGATTGAAAGTGAAGGAGCTGCCGGTGCCGCGGATTTACTTGGAGGAGAAACGCTCGTTCGGCGGCGCGCTCGACGACGCGGCGACGCGCGTGCAGTACTATCACCTCGTGCTCGACCGGAGCGTGGCGGCGCTGGAAGACGCGTACGACTGCGCAGGCGTACTCTGTACCGGAGCGAGTGATTGATGGCCGCGGCCGACGAGCCTTCGTTTGGCCGGCGCTGGCGCGCCCCGCGCGCCGACCGCGCATTTCTGGCCGATCCGCCGCTCGCGGACGCGGCCGGCTTGGTCGCAGCAAATCAGGCGTTGCGAGAACAATGGCCCCAACGCACGATGCCGTGGGGAGCGCTGGCGCGCGACGCGCGTCAGGAATTACTCGCAGCGGCGCGGGCCCACAGCGAGACCTATCTCGATCCCGCCGATCAACCGCTCGATGGTCCGCTGATCATCGCCGGCCATCAGCCCGGCATGTTTCATCCCGGCGTGTGGTGTAAGAACTTTCTGATCTCGGCCATGGCCCGCGCGCTCGGTGGCGCGGCGATCAACCTGGTCATCAACACCGACACGTTGAAGACGCCCAGTCTGCGCGTGCCGTCCGGCGGCGCCGACGCACCGTACTGGGAGACGCTCCCCTTCGACGAAACGACCGAGGAAATGCCGTTCGAGGAGCGGCGAATCGTTGATCGCGAATTGTTCGAATCGTTCGGCCGCAGTGCGCAGGCGGCAATGTCGGGCGTCGCGCGGGAGACGTTGCTGGAAAAATTCTGGCCGCAGGCGGTAGAGCGCGGCCGCGCGACGGGCAATCTTGGCAGCGCTTTGGCCGAAAGCCGGCATCGCCTGGAACGCGACTGGGGGCTCGCTACCTGGGAGATCCCTTGGAGCGATGTCCTCGAACTGCCGGCCACGCGACGTCTCACCGCGATGATCCTATCTGATGGCTGTCGATTGCGCAGTCATTACAACGAAGCGATTCTGGCGTATCGCCGCGTCTATCGAATTCGCAGCCGCAACCACCCAGCGCCTCTGTTGGAATTGAACGCCGATTGGTGCGAAGCGCCGTATCGCGTCTGGCGCGCTGATGTACCGCGACGCCAACGATTGTTCGTGCGTCATCAGGGGGACGAACTTCAACTCACCGACCGCGCCCGGTGGTCGGCGAATCTGCCAGCGCCGCGCACTCCGGACGACACGCGAACCGCCGAGGCCCTCGGCGCGCTTGCGCGGCAAGGCGTGAAGCTTCGCACGCGAGCTTTGGCGACGACTTTGTATGCACGGCTGCTGTTCGCCGATCTGTTCGTACATGGCATTGGCGGGGGGCTTTACGATCAGGTCACCGACCGCTGGATGTGGAGGGCGTGGGGAATTTCTCCGCCGTCCTATCTAGTGGCGACCGCGACACTGTACCTGCCGCTTCAAGGCGGTGATCGGGCGACGACCACGCTCCCTGGTCGTGCGGCGATGCGGGATTTGACCTATCACCCCGAACGCTTTCTTGGAACGGACACATTGCCGTCAGAAGCGCGCGAAGCCCTGGAATTAAAGCGGCGTTGGATCGCCACGAAACAGACGCGCGAGAACGCTCGAGAGCGCTGCCGAGCGATTCGCCAGGCCAACGAACAATTGCAGCCGTATCTTGGCGAACGCCGAGCGCAGATGGAGTCCGAAGGAGAGCGTGAAGGGCTGCGGCGTCGTACGGAGTTGGTCGCGCGGTGGCGCGAATACGGCTTCCCCCTCTACAAGGAGGAAACTTTGCGGAAATTTCTGCTGGAAATTCCGTTCCATAAGGTTTAGGTTATGGGCGCAAGATGGAGCGACCAGCTCTTGTGTGGAGGGATTCACGCTGATGTGCGCCGTTTCCTCGACGTTAGGAATGGCCGACCGCACGATGGCGGCCGGTAAAACAAAGGCGAAACTCCTCGATCTTGAGGAGTGCGATCGACCCACCGCTGGTGGCCTAGAGCCTGCGGCGACGTTGCCACTCGCACCATTCGTCTGGGGCAAGCTCGAACACCTGCCCGAGTCGCCCGTGATTGTCGAAGGGCGCGCGGCCGATCACCCTGCCGTGCAATGCTTCCTCGGCGAGGCGTTTCACGGCGTCCAGCGCGACGCCTTCGTGGCTTCGCTGGAAGATCCGTTCTACGAGCCGCGCGATCGGCTGCTCGTCAAACGCGGAACGCAAATTCTCGGGCACGCCACGCTCGCGCATCGCGTCCAGCGCTGGGGCGAGCGCCGCATTCCTTGCTCCGAATTGCGGCGCGTGGCCACGGCCCCATGTTCGCGCAAACTCGGCGTGGCCAGCGCGCTGATGGAAACCGCCGAGCGCCGCATTCGCGAAGATGGGTCCGAACTGGCGGTGCTTTCCACGCAAATTCCGCATTTCTTCCGCCGTTTCAACTATGCGGTTTGTGGACGCTCCAACACCTGGCAAATGGCGGCGCAACAGGTGCTGGCCGCCTTGCCGGAAGCGGCGTGGCGTTCCGATGGGCATGCGAAGATCACCACGCGACCGTGGCGGCAAATCGAATTGCCGGCGTTGATGCGGATCTATCGGACAGCGCTCGACGGCGTCCACGGCCCGCTGGAGCGAACCGAAGCCTATTGGCGCTGGCTCATCAGCCGGCAGCAGTTCGATCGCATCTACGTCGCGATCTCCGGGCGCGATCGTTGCGAATTGCAACGCGACGAGTCGGACGCAGAACAATCGCCGATCGTCGGGTACGCCGTGATTCGCGAGGACTGCGTGCTGGAATTGCTCACGCTGCCCGGCCAAACCGCCGCGGCGGAGCAATTGCTCGCCCGCGCGGCGGCGGAGACGATCGAACTGGATCGCCAGGTCGTCACGGTCCACGCCCCGCCCATGCATTCGCTGAATGCGATCTTCCACCGCGCCGGCGGCCTGCGGCAGTATCAGGAGTACTGGCAAGGCGCGGTGACGATGGTCAAGTTGCTCGCACCGGCGAAGTTTCTCCATTCCCTGCGCGATTCGCTCCACGAACGCGCGCGGGCTGTCGGCCAAACGGCCCCGTGGGATTTGACGCTCGCGGTCGAAGATACGCGTTACCAATTGAGCGGTACGCGTCGCACGGTAAAAGTGCAAGAAGGCGCCGGCTCGGCCAAGCGCCGCGGGCTCTCGATGAATCGCACCGATTTCACCCGCCTGGCGCTCGGGCATCTCGATCTCCGCGGCGCACACGCCGCGGGCCGCATCCGGGCGTCATCTGGCGCGGCGTTGGAACTCGCCGCCGCGCTCTTCCCAGCGTTGCCGCTGTGGACGCCGCCTTGGGATGGCTTGGGGCTGTAGCAACACGATCGCGGTGCGACGCTATTCGCGCGCCAACCGGTGGAACCGCTGCTTCAAGTCGCGGGTCATTTTGCCGGGCGTGCCGGCCCCGATCACGCGGCTGTCTACCTTCACGACAGGAATCACTTCCGCCGCGGTGCCGGTGAGAAAACATTCGTCAGCGATGTAGACATCGTGCTTGGTGAGCGGAATCTCGCGGACCTGGATACCGGCCTGCGTGGCGAGCTCCATGACGGCTTCACGCGTCACGCCTTCCAGGATGCCGGCTTCTTTCGGCGGCGTGGAGAGCACGCCGTCGCGGACCAGGAAGATATTGTCGCCGGTGCATTCGGCGACTTCGCCTTTGTGGTTCAACATCAAGGCCTCGATGCAGCCGGCCTGCAGGCCTTCGATCTTGGCCAGGATATTATTCAAGTAGTTAAGCGACTTGATCCGCGGGCTGAGCGCCGCCGGGTGATTGCGCTGCGTGTTGACCGTGACGATCTCCAGGCCCTTTTCGTACAGCTCCTCGGGGTAGAGCTGAATCTTGTCGGTGATGATGATCACCTGCGGGTGGCTGGTGCGATTCGGGTCGAGTCCCAGGGAGCCGGCGCCACGCGTGACGATCAGGCGGATGTAAGCGTCGGTCAGCTTGTTGGCCCGCAATGTCTCGTTGATCGCGGCGGCCATCGCCTCGCGGCTCATGGGGATTTCCAGCCAGATCGCCTTGGCGGAATCCCACAGGCGGCGGAGATGCTGCTCCATGCGGAAGACCCGGCCGCTGTAGCTGCGCAGGCCCTCGAAAACGCCGTCCCCGTAGAGCAGCCCGTGGTCGTAGACGCTGATCTTGGCGTCGTCTTTATCGAACAATTGACCGTTGATGAAAATCTTCAGCGACATCAGGGCGCTCGCGCTAGGATGGGGCGATTCAAGGGAGGGTCACGCAGCCGGGCGGCGGGGTTCGCGCCGCCCAGAATAATCTAGCACGCGAGGGCGAATTCGACACTAGCCCGGAGTGCCAGCGAGGGGGTGTTGGCGTCGGTGATAGGTTGACGGAAACGCCGATCCGACTGATTGGCAAGAAGGGCCACTTGGCGAATTCGATATGACTATCCCCGTCGTCAATTCTCCCTCGCTGGCGCTACGGTCTAGTGTCAGAAGTGCAGTCGAGTTCGCTACTTCGTCGAAGCAGCGGCGGATCGGGCGTCGCGGACACGGCGCTGCAGCATTTCGACGTCGGCGGGATTCAGGTACCGACCTAGCAGTTTGGCCGTGTCGTCGAACAGCCGGTCGATCTTTCGCTGCACCGAAGGGTCTTCCGAAGTGAAGCGGCGGCGCTCCGTGGCGATTCGCTGCTGGAGTTGTTCGCGCGTTTCCATTCGGCGGAGTTGCTCGATCAGCTTTTCGGCCTCGGCTAGATCCTTTGCATCCAGCCGCGATTCAGCCCGTGCTAGCAAGACGGCGCGCCGCGCGACGAGATCGACGACCGATTCCTGCATGCCGACCACGAATGCTTCGACCTCGAGTCGCTGCCGATCGTCCGGGATTCTCGCGGTGAGCACCGGCGATTGGCCCGGCGCCATCGGCAGCCGCGCGAGTAGTTCCTGGCCGTCGCGAATCAGCAGAATGCGATAACGGCGTTCGCCCGCGGGAACGATCACGGCGCCTGTGCGATCGGTCCGCCCGATCCGCTCGACTTGCGTGCCTGCGCGGTCGGTCGAGTAGATGTCATATCCGGCCAACGGCCGCGCATCGGGCGTGCGCGAGCGGATTTCCAATCGCGTTGACTCCGAGCTGGGACGAATGCCAAGCGCGAAGAGCTCGAATCGCCCGCGGCGCGACGAGAGCGCGCCGCGCACACCAGTTTCCAAATGGCACATCACGCCGCGCGCGTCGACCGATTCTGCTTCGAGCAACGTCCAGGCGATCTCTTCCGCGGTGCGCGCCGCGCCCGAGCGCTCGCTCATTCGCAACACACAGCGAAACAAATCGCCCGGCGCGGCCCAAGGCCAGGCGGGATCGCGCGGCTCGAATTCCGCGGCGCGCAGCTGCAAGCGGACCTGCTTGTCTTCCAACGGCTCGACGCGAGCCAAGGGCGTGAAGGCAGCAGTAAGCGCGAGGAACGCTTCACGGCGCAATCGCCATGGCTGAGCCACGGCGCGCCGCTGAATGGGTCCGAACTGTCGCGCACGGCAGTCGAACTCGCGCGCTTCGATCGCAGGAATTGCCCCGTCGTCGATCGCCAGCACCACGACCTTATCCGGCTCCGTTTCCGGCAATGGCACGTGTTCGGGCTTCAAGTTTCCCGAACCGCTTGCTAGCGCTTGCTTCAAAACGGGAGGCGCAACTTCCACGTGCAGTTTCCAACCACCACCGACAACTGTTTCCGCGCGGTCGCTGAGATGATCGGCAATTTCTTGAACTGCCGCGTCAGACGTCGAGCCGTTGAGCGCCAGATATACCTGAATGTTGTACGGCGTATGCTCCCAAGCGTCTTGCCCCTGCGCCTTGTTCGTCACCAGGAGCGCCAGAACTGCGCCGACAAGAAAACATCTCGCGTGATTCATGGCGTCCCCGTCGGCAGGCGAGGACTGACGCGCCAGTCGCGAACGTGCTGATAAAGCGAGATCGGCTGCGACCCGACTCCCTCCAACGAACGATGATAGGCGCAATGATCGACGAGTTGCCACAGCGGCAGGAGCGTCGCGTCTTCGGCGACCAGTCGATGCAACTCCCGCAGCCGGTCGCGGCTGGCCACGGAACTGTCGGCCTCTAGCAATTTCAGTAACGTGAGATCGAGATACGCGTTCGAGCTGCCGAGCGCGCCGTCCGAACCGAGCAAACGGCGAGCTTCGGCGACAGGTTCCCGTACCATCAGCTCGCGATATACCAGATCGCAAACGGCGAAGGCTTCCGCAGTGACGTCCGAATCGTATTCGACCAGTTCCAAGTCGATGCCGAGCGACTTCCATTGCCGCGCGAGCGACTTGGCGACCAGGCGCGGCACGTCGCTAGCGGGAATCGCCATCCGCAATGGCACCTGTTTTAACGCCTCCTCCTCGGCCTCTTGGAGGCTCTTGGCACGCGGCGTGGCCGCCAAACGCGCGACGCCGATGAGCGTCATGGCCAGGCGGGGATCATACGGCCGGACTTCGACTTGATTGTTGTGAGCGTACCCGCGCGGATCATCTGTCGAGGCCGGCGCCGGAAACGGACCGCTGATGACACGGTTGCCCGGCGGAACTGCGCCGCGCCAGATCAACTTCTGCAGCATCGATTGTCGATCGATCGCGTAGACGAGCGCGCGGCGAAAGTTGCGATCGCTCATCAGCGGCCGATCGCGATTCGGGACCAGCACATGCAAAATCGGAGTCGCGTAAGTTTCGACGCGCAAGGTCTCGTCGCGTTGGACCGCCGCCAATTCCCAGGGGGTGACGCGATCCACCGCCGTGACCTCGCCGCCGCGCAAGGCTTCGAGCGCCTGGCGTCCATCCGGAAACGGCAGTTCCAGTATCTCGCGCGGCACGCCCTTCGCCGGCGGCGTTGGCGCGTTGAACGTAAAGCGCCGGCGCGCGCCGTCCGCTGGCTCGGGCAAGTAAGCACCAAGCGCGCCGCGTTCGCCATAGCCGGGTGTCAACTCGACTTCCAAGAGCGCCAGCGGCTTCGCGAACGGTCGTGTCAAGTCGCACTCAACGCGATAGACGTCATGCACGCTGACGGCGGCGAGTAACTCCGCAACTTCGGGCCGATAATCCGGATTTGCGCGCCGTGCGCAGGCCAGCAACGCCCGCGCGACTTCGACGCCGGTCAGTTCCGCTCCGTCGGCCGACCAGCGTACGCCTGGGCGCAGCGTGATGACCAATTTGCGGCCCAGTTCGGCCTGCTCGATCTCGGCCACGTCCGATGCGTATTCGGCGCCGTCCGCGCCATAGCCGCGCAGTTCCACGAGTCGCAGGCCGGTAAGCTGCTTGCGCCGGTAAGCGCCCTGATCCGCGAACCCGCCGGCGACATGCTCGAGCGCCGGCGCCGTCGTGGCCACCACCACGCGCGGGTAGAGCTGGGACAGTTCCACCAGCACTGCTTTCGCGTCGGCTTCATCTGGCCAGATGCGGAGCGACAATTCCGCCTGGTCATACGCCGCCGACATCGCGTTCGCCGCAATGCGATCGCGCGCGGCGGCGACCGCCTGCGCCGCTAGAGTTTGCAATCGCTGCTCCGCCGCGGCCGCATTCGCGCTTTCGGGAAAATGTTCGCGCAATACCTTGGCGTACCTCCGCGCAACGGCGAAATCCTGCCGCTCAATCGCTCCTTCGAGCAGCGATTGCGTCGTCTCGATCAGCGCTGTTTCCAGGCGATCGAAGGCCGGATTGCGGGCGAACAATTCCAACAACATCGTGTAGCATTGTTCATGCTCACCGGCTTTGCGCCACGAGCCGGCCTCGCGCCACAGCATCCGCTCCCAGGCGGCGGCAAGGCCCGGCGTGTCGGGATACTCCTGCTGCAGGAAGACGAAATACTCG
The window above is part of the Planctomycetia bacterium genome. Proteins encoded here:
- the ilvE gene encoding branched-chain-amino-acid transaminase — protein: MSLKIFINGQLFDKDDAKISVYDHGLLYGDGVFEGLRSYSGRVFRMEQHLRRLWDSAKAIWLEIPMSREAMAAAINETLRANKLTDAYIRLIVTRGAGSLGLDPNRTSHPQVIIITDKIQLYPEELYEKGLEIVTVNTQRNHPAALSPRIKSLNYLNNILAKIEGLQAGCIEALMLNHKGEVAECTGDNIFLVRDGVLSTPPKEAGILEGVTREAVMELATQAGIQVREIPLTKHDVYIADECFLTGTAAEVIPVVKVDSRVIGAGTPGKMTRDLKQRFHRLARE
- a CDS encoding GNAT family N-acetyltransferase; its protein translation is MCAVSSTLGMADRTMAAGKTKAKLLDLEECDRPTAGGLEPAATLPLAPFVWGKLEHLPESPVIVEGRAADHPAVQCFLGEAFHGVQRDAFVASLEDPFYEPRDRLLVKRGTQILGHATLAHRVQRWGERRIPCSELRRVATAPCSRKLGVASALMETAERRIREDGSELAVLSTQIPHFFRRFNYAVCGRSNTWQMAAQQVLAALPEAAWRSDGHAKITTRPWRQIELPALMRIYRTALDGVHGPLERTEAYWRWLISRQQFDRIYVAISGRDRCELQRDESDAEQSPIVGYAVIREDCVLELLTLPGQTAAAEQLLARAAAETIELDRQVVTVHAPPMHSLNAIFHRAGGLRQYQEYWQGAVTMVKLLAPAKFLHSLRDSLHERARAVGQTAPWDLTLAVEDTRYQLSGTRRTVKVQEGAGSAKRRGLSMNRTDFTRLALGHLDLRGAHAAGRIRASSGAALELAAALFPALPLWTPPWDGLGL
- a CDS encoding glycosyltransferase family 2 protein, with the protein product MSTRFLTALPVFNEESHVQAVLAEVRRYAPNILVVNDGSTDGTAALLATEPGIQVVTHAKNRGYGAALITAFDSAIREGYDVLVTIDCDGQHEPQRIPEFVAACTDVDIVSGSRYLQDFEGDNAAPEDRRRINMQVTQELNRRLGYQLTDSFCGFKAYRAEGLAKLKLTEAGYAMPLELWVRAAAAGLKVKELPVPRIYLEEKRSFGGALDDAATRVQYYHLVLDRSVAALEDAYDCAGVLCTGASD
- a CDS encoding ABC transporter substrate-binding protein; the protein is MYANRSSFNFRWSWLLPLLLAVAGIDGARIHAQETAPSRRFERERYDLLKLKDTNKPLRILLLPPAERRGGDISQRTGVLTIRLTDAPDSPYEVAWASIEHIDLFESQVLAEAEPLIEANKFDEAYEYFVFLQQEYPDTPGLAAAWERMLWREAGSWRKAGEHEQCYTMLLELFARNPAFDRLETALIETTQSLLEGAIERQDFAVARRYAKVLREHFPESANAAAAEQRLQTLAAQAVAAARDRIAANAMSAAYDQAELSLRIWPDEADAKAVLVELSQLYPRVVVATTAPALEHVAGGFADQGAYRRKQLTGLRLVELRGYGADGAEYASDVAEIEQAELGRKLVITLRPGVRWSADGAELTGVEVARALLACARRANPDYRPEVAELLAAVSVHDVYRVECDLTRPFAKPLALLEVELTPGYGERGALGAYLPEPADGARRRFTFNAPTPPAKGVPREILELPFPDGRQALEALRGGEVTAVDRVTPWELAAVQRDETLRVETYATPILHVLVPNRDRPLMSDRNFRRALVYAIDRQSMLQKLIWRGAVPPGNRVISGPFPAPASTDDPRGYAHNNQVEVRPYDPRLAMTLIGVARLAATPRAKSLQEAEEEALKQVPLRMAIPASDVPRLVAKSLARQWKSLGIDLELVEYDSDVTAEAFAVCDLVYRELMVREPVAEARRLLGSDGALGSSNAYLDLTLLKLLEADSSVASRDRLRELHRLVAEDATLLPLWQLVDHCAYHRSLEGVGSQPISLYQHVRDWRVSPRLPTGTP